One Channa argus isolate prfri chromosome 17, Channa argus male v1.0, whole genome shotgun sequence genomic window, TATGCTGCCCTTCGGACAGCAGGGGACTCTGAGCAACCTCTGCCGATCTGTGGGAATCAGATTTCACACTTGCAGCTATTTGTCTGTGCAGGTCTTCATGTTGATGCTGCAGCTATCAGCAGGATCAGGCAGTGTGAATGTATCTGATAAAAATGCAGTGAAATTACTAATGCGTTTTGTCGATCAGAGCTACTGTAGAAAAACTGACAacgtttttatgtgtttatattaagatttatattagaatttaaaatgttaaaacattaaaatgttattgttgtcTTCCACACTTACGTGTTATGTTTTAAAAGACGTTTTAataccaaataaaaatgtgttatctGGTTTATCacatctaattaaaaaaactccaACTTTTCTTACAATTAAGTGATGGATAATGGTTTAGCTACATGAGATAACAGGTCTCCTTTTATGCCATATATCACCACCAAGAATACATGTTGTTTTAAAGTTCCTGTTCATCTGTTCTTATGTCATCATAAGGTGGGGGGGGTAGAGCAGAAAAGGGGGCCAGGCCAGCTGCCGATCAGCACTATGCCTAAGACTGACTGGGTTCATTTTCAAATGCTTGAAATACTTTTTTCCAATTAGTTTTGGTTGCTTCCAGTTTGAGGAATAATGTTCCCTCTGAGGGAGCACTTGAAAGCAACGCAGCATCCTGCACAAAAGTTACATTTCCACTGTGAGATGTTTCCTGTCCACAACAAAAGGAAGAAACTGGCTTTACATTTAACTATAAATTTATCTAAGGGAGGATCAATGTCCCTTTCAGAGGCCTCTGTGCAAAGGAAAACTAGGCAGCTGCTCTTCACTGACCTGCTGTAAAATGACACACTAAGCAGCTGACCTCCTCCTAACACCCTCCCTCGTTCACTTTAGACTATTGTCTCTCTTCCCAGGCAAAATCcaagttcagttcagttcagtgttGCATCAGCAAGACTAGTTTCTATTTTTTCTACTGGAAATCAGGCAGGGTGgtcaaaattcaaataaatatagtgaaataaaagagaacagGCAAAAATGAGTAGTTCGACAATGCATAAAAGAAGAAATTGTAAATTCTGGGCTTTGAGGCGCCATATCATCTTTCCAGTAGAGACATAAGCAGATATCTTTAGAATTATTAGCTGACTTACTCATTGTGCTTTTTAGTAAGGCAGATTAACACCACCCTGCTAAGGTTACATGCATCCCCTGGGGGGACCACCACATGCCTAATCCTTTGATTTTAGGAtgcagtgatgatgatgacgatgacgAGGAAGGCTTCTAAAGGGTCCATCTGCTCTCCTTTAAACTGTGCAGATGTGGACTATCAGCTGATTGCTAATTGTTCTCAGAGCAGAAATGGGTCAACACTTCAATTTGTTATCTATCCTACATGTTTGGGAGTAAAtacaaaagtttaaatttataGCCCACAGTAAATCAAATCTGAACACTGAGCTAATGTATGAAGTACTAGATTGAAAAATTACAGATTTCAACTTATAAAGCATCCAACCAGCTACAACCTGCCTTGTTCTAGCAAAGCTGGCATTAGCTAGTTCTTTTGGGGTGGATGGTAAATAATGTATAACACATGTTTTTATACCTCTGTTTTTTATTCtccattttaatgatttatatagtgatatgataataataatagcaatattatttattaatgtatttttaatctgTCCATATCTGCTTAAGGAGAATTAAGGGCTGCAACCTATGAAGATTTTtactattgatttatttatttgttattgaaaaaagtaatgcaaatacaaaatgtatgcCTTTTACTGGCCTTAAGTCCATAACCTGAAGCAAAGTCCATCCCAGCACCCAGAGCTACATATTAGCCATAAACAAAGATTAGCATCAAATTATTCTGCGTAGTTGTAATAGTTCCTTCTTTTTACTTGCAAAGACTAAAacaatcaacattttttatatCAAGCTGTCctttaatttaagaaaataataattgcaaCTCTAGGCTAAAACAAGTCAATGTTTTTACTGATAGACAGATATGACATTTTCTAAACTCTCAGATAGTGAATAAAAAGGCAGTCAGACTAAGATTCTTTTTAAAGTAATCCATCCTTATGGTATAATGTCCTTCCCTTGTAATGGCCATCCCAACATATTTTCAAACCAAATAATTTTGAAGCAAAGCGAAATGATATATAATTAGCATGTCTCTGAACAATTTAGAGGAGATGGACaagttaaaaataacacaactgGCAAACATAAACATTTGTATGGCATCATTCAACAAGAAGGCATTTAAGAGTGTCAGGAAATGTGTCAGATTGAAATTATTTCagtgaaatgattaaaataaagcCTGGAAATGCCAGACTTCAGGCTTCAACCAAgtgcctgtgtctgtgtgagtgtgtgtgtgcgcgcgcacactGCGACACATGCTTGGCTCgctgtaaagtgtgtgtgatgcttttgtttgttggtttcagggTTATTATTGCGTTATTGTTGTGGCGGAGCTAAAGGCCGGGGGGGCGGGAAGTGAAGCCCACCATCTGTCCTTTATTGTCACACTATTGTCCAACACACTCCGTTCATGACCTCTAAACCTCTGTCTGGActcaaaaaaaaaccccacaatcTTCACTATAGACAATAGACAGACAGTTAGTTTGATATTTCAATATTAGAGAATGAACATTAGACAGATCATGccttacatttttctttaagttGTTACTACcattaatacatttcaaacataattttaaaaatagactttttatttaaaatgtgtactttttgtgtttacttaaaagtgtaaaaacttattttttaagAAGTCTGCAGCAGTCAATTAACAGTGTGAATGAAAagctaaatataataatataataataataatagctaaATATGGTTGATTTGCACATGGAATGCgtctcattttgcattttgcattattGTCTAGATGAATCATACAATGAAATGTAGCCAAACTATGAGGTCacttcttaaaatgttttgttttgtctgaccaacaaaaaaaaaatcactttatgAGACTTACTATCCgcccaaaaaagaaaaccattaaATATTCACGTTTGAGAAAATAGAACGACCCTATGGTCggcatgttttattttccaactaTCCTCTAATCAGTTAATCGACTAACAGTAGCTGCTCTGTAACTCCTGACAGtaacattgtttcattttttgggggggtctCTGCATAAAAGTAATGAtgtattttttctgttctcATCTGCTTTTGTtcaaagcactttggataatgATAAACAATCAAACATGAAATTACACATGACACCATCAAAACCAGCAACAAATACAGTTTCCTGCCGCTAAGTGCTGTTAGGGAGACGCCCAGCAGCCACTGTGTTAAAAGGACAGGAAGACGATTTTACAATTTAGCCACAATCCAACGGCGTCAAGTTCACATCAGCTGATCAACACAAGATCAGAAGTTagtattcaaaataaaagctgacaaGAAAAGTTTGACCTGTATTGGTCCTCAAAGACAGACACTGTTGTTAAGATctaatttgttaatttgctgGAGATTCTTCCACCAAAGGAAACATGTGGATTCTGTGTGAATGAGTAAATGTCAACACTGTAAAACTGCACCCCAAATGTTACTGTCATCCTGTGGGATTTCATTTGCCATGATGTTTTTAATCATGGtatattgttttttcattacCTTTCTGTGGCTAATCTCTAGTTGTACTGTCTTCAAAGCTGCAACAAGTAGTGAATTAATTGATAAGTCAATCACATTATTTTTGACAATTGGCttattgtttcagtttctttccaagcaaaaaataaaaaaataaaaaaaaatcaaacattcatTGGCAttagcttctcaaatgtgaaaactggtgggggtttttttgtcaCATATAActttttatgaaacatttagATTCATCTCCGGTAGACTGGCAAAACCCTCTCTCCAAGTGGCTGTAACCATGCATTAATAACTGTAACTATAAGAATCCTAAACATGATTATATTACATATACCaataaaaagtgcaaacaaCTATAGTGACAGAGTTGTATCAAGGTTAAAAAGCAGGTACCTATGTGTGTGTAACTAACAATATCCTggcccaaataaaaaaataacaaaaacaggtGAAATCAAGTTAAAAAGAACGTTTTTAATCCCAGTGCCCAGGAAAACATGATAGGTGTcactattttttgtaaattatgaGATTTGTATGTATGGACGATGTGTATGTTGGATATATATCCAACATTGTCCAATGATTTAAATAGCAAAGTAATCAAGGTAAATATGCAAAGTCACACTGAGAGACGTACTGAAAGTACGCGTTAtactgtcatttcatttttaaggcaatttatttcaaaatccACAAACATGcgtaaaatgtcaaaaaacgATACGTTCACAAGATGTGCTTTTACTTTGATGATCCAACCGGAAACGCAATGACATCTTTACGTCAGACTTGACGTGGCGACGCTGGTTGGGAGAACTGCGGCTGTTGCTCTGTGTGCTGGGTGCGGGAGACGGTTGTGTGTATAGTCCCAGTGGTCGCAGTCTTTGCGAGCGAAGCCATCGAGCCAAGTGGAAAAAGTACAGTTTCTTCGGTCAGTAACACACGGGACGATGAATGGGAAGTCAACGAACGGTACGGGGGGAGGAATGGCCTGCATCGAGGGTCTGCCGCCGTTGCCGAAGAGCCTGAGCGGCTTGCTGAACTCCAGCGGCGGCTCTTGGAGGGACATGGAGAGGATGTACGTGAAGAAAACCATGATCCAGGACGACCTGAGCCGAGGCAGGAACAACGCCGACAACCTGCTGGCGAACAAGCCGGCCAACCTCGACGCTGCTCTGGCTCTTCTGCGGAAAGAGATGGTAAAGACTttaggctttttaaaaatacagaaaaaaacggTGTGGTCATCCCGGGGTTTCTGTGGAAAAGCGTTTAATCCCAACACGCATGCAGGCAGCAGAATCGTGTAAAGAAGCTCCGGTAGTTTCATGTTGTCTGGCCTCTGGGCGAACTACACCGACTTTAGGACACAGCTTAAGCCTTTTTACACATTATTAGTGTCTCCTGGTGGATTCGGCATAAATCCCATGAACATTATCGAAATGAAACACGAACTTTATCAGCTTTTTGCAGGAGCCTTATTGGAATTCAAAAGGAgctaaataaaacatcaaagtccAATAATTTCTGGTTGGATTTTGTTCCATGGATCATGTGTTTGCCTAGTTATTTAGAGATCATGGTAATTGTTGTTTAATGCTATATTTCTACAACACACAgttgttgtttattattatgtcaagctaaaaacaaaaagagatttaaaaaaaaaagaaagaaactaccAACAAAAACATGAGTGCATGAGAAAATGGGTTTAGGGCTTTGTGTTTGATTGAGGCAATGATTTATATTCTAAGCAAAATGTTATTCCTTTTTAGCtttaatgaaaaactcctcttaCATTCACTGAGGTGTAACCAGAGCCAGacactgtgtctttatttatttttttaaaaacacactcttACGCTGCCTCCAGCAGCAGAGATTGTTATCAGGGCCATACCAGAATTCATAATTACTGTAAACTCCTTAATAGCTCTTAGATATTACAACAGTCGTGTTTCGTCAGTGCCGGGTATGTGCAAGAAAAAAGATCAAAGTGTTGCACAACCTCTACCCctttgccattttttaaaatttctgttaGGGGCTTTTCTAAACCCTGTTTTTGCTTCATGTGCTTTACTCTCCCCGCAGCAAATTCCCAGCTCGAGGCTTATTGCTGATGCTGTTAATGTATTACCACGAGTTTGTAGTTGTCTAATCAGCTGTCGATGTCCTATATTTTCGGAACTCTAAGCCGCTCGTCAGTTCACAGGGCACTGTGGTCAGCCTGAGCTATTTGAACGGACTATGACTTGCATGTCTGTTCACTGGAACACAATGCAGTGACCCTCAGCTCAAACTGCATTGTCAGCTGAGGTGTATGCAGCAGAAAAGCCCCAGTAGTTATTTTGGACATAGTCATGTCCTTTTAGGGAAGTATAGTGACCCCTGACCCTACACATTTATAAGTTACAGCAGATCTGTTCAAAACAAGTTGATGTAGTCATAGGCTCATAGGCAATACTGTGaggtttttttctgaaattttataaatattgagTTCATCTAGAAAATACTATTCAGCAGATTAGTATATAGAAGAGGAATATCTAATAGTGGCCATTTTAGTAGTTTGGAACATTGAACAAAGTCTGATGCAATGTTGAGCCTTTGTTCAAAAATGTGTAGTCAGTTGTTCATGCGTGAACATTTACTCCACTTTGCGTCAGACTTGTCATGGTTAAGTTTGTTGTTCTTTGTTAAACTAATAGTAGCAGATGTCATGTAGAACCAGCAAACATtcctttgaaaaaataaaatcaaaagggatttaaaaaatgctgaatgACTCACATTAGAAATGTTTCCTGTACTAATCAGGATCTGCCTTCTACCACCCTCCAGGTGGGTTTGCGTCAGCAGGACATGTCCCTGCTGTGCCAGCTGTGGTCGCTCCATGAGTCAATCCAGGAATACAAGGGGAGCTGCCAGGACCTAAGCGCGGCCTCAAGCCTCAGCATGATGGAGAACGGCTATTTCGACGAGGACGATGAGTATTACACGGAGTCCGGCACCACTCCTACTGGGGAACAACCGGATGGAGAAGTTGGAGAGGGGGCAGCGACAATGGGAGCGACCAAGAACGGGAGCACCTGCGGCAAAGATGACAGCTGGGACTCCTTTCATGTTACCATCTGAGACCTCATTCTTAACGTTACTCTGCAGATGCATCTGCATTTTGGGGGTATCAGACAGAATTAAGCTAGAGGACAAGTTCAGttgttttggaaacattttggcCCCCAACAAGGGAGTGGTTGTTATTGATAGCAACGTATAGCAGATTCTAAATGTGAAGCACCAGCTGCCAGTTTAACTTGAGCTCCTCCTCAGGTGAAACATATGCCTGCTTgtgctgcagatttgttttttggtttttattgcaGCATGACCAAGAGCTTCATCAAACTGCAGAGCTGAgcagctgaatgtttttttttttttttcaaacaaatgtctgtTTAAAACCCTCTGAAACTCAGGAGTTGTGGTGGATTGTATTTAAAGACTCCATATACTCACAGTTGGtcaacatatacagtatatctctTTTTACAAACAGCTGTGCTGCCACTTCT contains:
- the fam89a gene encoding sprT-like domain-containing protein Spartan yields the protein MNGKSTNGTGGGMACIEGLPPLPKSLSGLLNSSGGSWRDMERMYVKKTMIQDDLSRGRNNADNLLANKPANLDAALALLRKEMVGLRQQDMSLLCQLWSLHESIQEYKGSCQDLSAASSLSMMENGYFDEDDEYYTESGTTPTGEQPDGEVGEGAATMGATKNGSTCGKDDSWDSFHVTI